The Pseudalkalibacillus hwajinpoensis nucleotide sequence AACACCTGCTCATCATCATAGAAACTCGTGATGATAATAATCTTTGTATTTGGCCTCACGGTCATGATTTCTTTTGTTGCCTCAATGCCCGACATCTCTGGCATTATAAGGTCCATTAAGATCACATCAGGATTCATTTCATTCACTAGAGTGACAGCTTCCTTGCCATTAGAAGCTTCGCCTACGATTTGAAAATCTGGTTCTGTCAGAAGATAAGCTTTCAATCCCTTTCGCACCATATCGTGGTCATCTACAATCATCATCTTAATCTCTGCCATCGTTCAAACCCTCCAACGGCACACGTACTTCAACCAGGGTTCCTTCATCAGCGCGAGAAGAGATGCGGAACTGTCCGCCGATTTCATCGCATCGCTCCTGCATAGAACCTAGTCCGTATGCTCCTTTTTTGTTCTCATTCATTTCAAACCCTTTTCCATTATCTTTAATATGTAATATAAACTGGTTCTTCTTAAGTTTAACTGTAATTCGAATCACAGATGCTTCGGCATGCCGGAGAGCATTCCCGAGGCTTTCTTGAACGATTCGGAATAAATTCTCATCAATACCACTAGAAAGCTCCGGAAGATCATCAAGTGTGACGTGAAAGGTAACTCCAGATTTTCTTTCTAACTCATCGACAAGCTTCCTCACTCCTTCGCTTAATGAATCTTCAGATAGGTGAATCGGGCGGAGGTGGAGAAGAAGGGCTCGCATTTCAACTTGTGCTTTACTTGCGAGGTCTGCGACATCCAACATTTGTGATTTAGCCGTTTCAATATCTCGATCCATCATCTTTATGGAAGCAGAGGACATCATATTTAACGCGAAAAGCTGTTGACTGACAGCATCATGAAGGTCTCTTGCAAGTCGTTGACGTTCCTCGATAATAGCTGCTCCTCTTGCTTTCTCAGCTAAGTCAGCTTTTTGGTTAACTAAATTCTGTAGAGAGGTTACTTGCTTCTGCAGCTTGTCGGCCAGTTCGTTTAATTCACTACTAATCCGACCAATTTCATCTTTGTCTGTCATTTTCATTTTTTCAGTGAACTTGCCTCTCGAAAGAATGATGATTTGGGTGGAGATATCTTCAAGTCGATTTCTGATGGAGAGCGTATCTTTATAGCTGAAATAGCTTCCTAACAGAACCACAAGAACCATGACTAAAAGCGGTGATAATAAACTGAATAGCACAGATACGGCATTAGGCTGGAAAAACAGTGCAATTTGGATAACTAGGAAATAAAGTACCCCAGTAAATAAAGCAGTATATAGAAGTGACTTGAATAATTTCCATCTGAGCGTTGATTTATTCACAGCTATGGCACCTTTCTCTAAATCCGATCAACTCGTAAATCAAGTACGGAGAAGTCAAGATAGAATACGATTCGTTGGAGAGCGTCATCGAAATCGTCTGTTTTGTAAGTTAAGGCGTGACCCTTTCCGACGTTGTCCTGGTTATGCTGATCAATTGTAGCCGAAAGTACATGGGCTGTGCCGTCAATTTTAAATGGGATATCATCTGGGAAAATAATATTAATATCACCAACAAATCCTGACAGCGTAATGACGGTTTCTTCCTCTGGGATAAGTGTCGTTGAAAAATCGAAGTTATAATCGCACACAAAACTCCAATCATTCATCGTATGAACCTGCCAATTTGGCTTATTATAGGAATGGTCTTTCACGAGACTGAATCCCTGGCTTTTTCGATATCTCCCTAGGAATTTAAAGCCAATCATTACGAATATAAGCGGCCATAGTTTCCAAATACTCCAGAAACTAAAGTCGATTAATTCGAAACGATCAAGGATCAGAAGTAGTCCAAAGGTGAGTAGTAGCACACCGGTTGTCCATTTCTTCCTTCTCGTTGAAGGTAATAGGGCATCAAAAAAGTACTTTCCACCGAGCAGAAACAACAAGAAGGGATAAAAATAGACAATTGCCTCCGTCATTTCCATGGAAATAATGCCGATATTTATAAGAAGAAGAAAGATTCCGAGAGCAACGAAAAAAATCGCGGCGAGGAATCGTCCAGTTTGTATACGTTTCATCTAATCTCCTCAATTCATTCTGTCACCTATACATGAACATATTTGACAGTTGATAGCTTGTTTCCTGCAATAACACTGGATTGTCACTTGAAGTAACTAGGATCTGGAAGAATATATTTCCTTTTAGGGAAATAGTGTGGTGTAATGGTTTGTTTTGATACTAGTTTCCAAATTCGATCCCGGTTACAATAGTGAAATATTAATAAGTGTTATCATTTTGTCTCTATCTAGAGTGTATAGGAATATGTGAGTGAATTGGAGTTTCTTACGGTTGAACTTTTCTCAGTCTTAAGGCTGAATTTTCATGTTAAAATGGAATCGTTTAGTGGAAAGTATGAAAGAAGAGAAGGATGAAGCGTTTCGAACTCGAATAGATGTAAGAAGAGTATGGTTCATAATGAGAGAGGGAATAAGATGAAACAAAAGCGCATGTTTAAACTGGCCGTTGCTGGATGTGTTCTAGGCATTATCGCAGCAGTGCTCTCAAGGTTTAATGTGATACCTCTAATTCAAGTCAAAGATATTTCGTTTTTAACTGCTTTTATTTTTCCGGCGTTTGCTGTACTAGGTTGTTATTTTGTGAAAACAAGACCTATTGTAGGAGGGTTTAGTCTCCTCGTTTCAGCAGCAGGAGGAATTATTTTTCTATCGATTTTTTATATTATCCCAGCAGCTTTTCTCGTAACGTCAGGTTTTTTAAGTATTCTACTAAAGGAAGAACCACAATTAGTCGCAAACAAATAACCGTACTACGAGGTGCGGTTTTTGTTATTTTTGTAAGAACTGGTGAATGGCTTGTGACACTTCCACAGGCCTTTCTTCTGGGATAAGGTGTCCAGTATGAGAGAGGGTAAGAAGATCTGCGTCAGGCAGGTCTTTTTTCATGCGTTCACCTACGCGTATAGGTACAAGATGGTCGTCGGTTCCCCAAATTAAGAGGGTAGGGAAATTAATTTTATTTAATGTGCTCGTAGATAAATCCTCTTCTCGATCTCGTATGAGGCGAGAAAGCGCAAGAAAGAAACCTTTTTCATTAAAACTCGATGTGTAGCCGTCGATGACTTCTTGCGTGAGTAGCTTATGGTCATAAACGAGATGTTCAAAATTCTTTCTTAAATTAATGGCACTCATTGATAAGCTAAGGCAAAGTGGAAAAAAAGGGAGATAAGAGCATAATCGAATAGCTAATGAAGAAGATTTAATATAGCTTGAGCTACATAGGAGAATAAGCTTTTCAATTCTTTCTGGGTGCTGAATACACGCGCGAAGAGCAATTTGTCCGCCCATTGAATGTCCAATCAAGATAGCTTTTGAAATCTGCATTCGTTCAAGAAGTCGATTTGTAAGAGCAGCATACTCATGAAGCGAATAATGGATATCACAGTTCTTTTCGCTCTCGCCGAAGCCTGGTAAATCAAAGCACAATAAGTGATAGTTCTTTTTAAGAAGGGGAAGAAGCTTACGAAAACTAAAGGAAGAAGAAAGGAAGCCATGAATGAAGACAAGTGTATGGACATGAGGGTTAGTATGTTTGTAATACTCATATGCTAACGTCACGTTGTCGATTTGTATCCGTTCCTTACTCGGGATAGACATGGTTTCATCACCTCTCCTCCATTCGCTATTTAAAGTTTGGCTTACTTAGTCATACTTTATCCTACTCTTATAAAGTTGAAGGGCCGAATGAGAAGACAAAAAAAGAGACGAGGCGTTGGCCTCGTCTTCAAAAGGGGGAATATAGATAGCTTACTACTCCTGTTATTCCCACTTTAGAAAAAGAATATACATATAAATGAAATTAATATGAAAGTAAAGATGTAACGAGGACAATTGTAATGGCAGCTGGGACAAAGTAACGAATTAAACCATACCAGAGTGGGAAGACGACCCGCCCTATTTTAGAAGACATCATTACTTCGTCCGCTAATATTTCTTTCTTCATTTTCCGAGAAACGAAAATAGAGATAAGAAGAGCACCGATAGGCATTAATAAGTTACTTGCCAGAAAGTCCATCGTATCAAATATTGTTCTGCCAAATATGGAAATGTCTCCAAGGACACCAAATGACAAAGCGGAAGGAATCCCGAGTAAGAATACGCAGAATCCTGCGATCCAGGAAACTTTCTTACGATTTTCTTTACCATGCGTCACTGTAGAAACAATGATTTCCATCAAAGAAAATGCTGATGTTAACGTTGCAAAGAGCAAAAGCGCTAGAAAAACTGTGAAAAACAAACCGCCAAACGTCATTTGATTAAAAACAGCAGGAAGAACAGTGAAAATAAGTCCAGGTCCTTCTGTGGGTTCAAATCCAAATGCAAAAACAGCAGGGAAGATGGCAAGTCCAGCTAGAAATGAGATTAACACGTTCAGGCTAACGACTGATACTACTGATCCTGTTAAATCAGCTTTTCTATCAAGATAAGAGCTGTACGTAACCATTAAGGAGATCCCGACGCTGAGCGCAAAGAAAGATTGGCCAAGGGCATCAAGAACACCTTCTGCTGATAGCATAGAGAAATCAGGCTTTAAAAAGAAGGAGACCCCTTCCATTGCGCCATCAAGAGAAAGCGAACGCACAACAAGCACAAGAAAAAGAATAAAGAGAGCTGGCATCATATAACGGCTTGCTGTTTCGATCCCTTTTTGAATCCCAAACTGCACAATGGCTACTGTTATCGCTAAGAATAGAGCCTGTGTTAGGAGAGCGGTTGCAGGACTTCCAATGACTTCTCCAAACAACTCTTCGTAACGGCTATTTTGAAGTCCTGTAAGTGAACCAGAGAAGCTTCTTGTTAAGTACGTAATCACCCATCCTCCAATGACACTATAGAAGGAAAGAATAATGAAAGAGGCGATAACGCCCAGATAACCAAGCCATTTCCAGCTTGCTTTCCCGGAAATTGATTCATAAGAAGAAACGGCATTTTGTTGTGAGTGCCTCCCAACAACAAATTCCGCAAGAAGCATTGGAGCGCCGACTAAAACAGTGAAAAGAAGAAAAACAAGGAAAAATGCTGCTCCACCGTTTGTACCCGCCATATATGGAAATTTCCACAGTGCACCAAGCCCGATAGCTGATCCAGCTGAAGCCAAAATAAATCCGAATCTTGACGACCATTGATCATTTGATTTCATCTTGTCACCTCATACAATATAGTAAGTCCAATTGAATGGCATTTTATCACTATAGCGAGCGGAAAGAATTCAGTCAATATTAAATATTCATGTATTTATTTACCACACGCTATAAACCTTGTTATTACTGAAGTACCAGCCATTCCCTCTGTTTATTTTAATTTGAAAGTAAATGCTTTATAATACATTCTTGTCTTGCTATTCCTTCAATAGAAAGGTATGATTTGTAGAAAAGGCTAGTATGATGTTTTGTCTAGATTAGAAATCTATGTTATACTAGTAAAGTTGAAAAAATTTGTTAGGAGTGTTTTCATGGCAGAGCAATATAACGTCGGTGATATCGTTGAAGGGAAGGTAACTGGTATTAAGCCTTTTGGTGCTTTCGTTGCAATTGACGACCAAAAGCAAGGACTAGTTCACATTTCTGAAATCTCTCACGGGTACGTAAAAAATATCGAAGATCAACTTACTGTAGGAGACGAAGTTAAGGTGAAAATCCTTAACATTGAAGAAGGTTCCGGTAAAATCTCTCTTTCAATCCGTGCTACTCAGCCTAAACCTGAGCGTCCGGAAAGAAAGCCTCGCCCGGCAGCACCGAGCGGCGGAAACAAGAAACCACAACAAACTTCTTCTCCACAAGGCTTCAACACGCTTGAAGATAAGCTAAAAGACTGGTTGAAAGAATCTAACGACCGTCAAGCTCAATTGAACAAGCGTCTGAAGAAGTAAGAATGACGAAAGAAGGCAGCCGCGGCTGCCTTCTTTTTTTTTATGTTGTTGCGCGATCAGGGTCATGTGAAAGCTCTTCTGTCGGCTTGAAAAGTAGTGTTAGGCAATATAGTCCACTTAGCCCGACTAGGCCATAGACAATTCGAGCAAGTGCAGCATTTTGTCCACCGAATATAGCCGCGACAAGGTCAAATTGGAAAAATCCAATGAGACCCCAGTTGACTGCTCCGATGATCACTAACGCAAGAGCAAATCGTTGTAATGTGCTCATAAGAATACCTCCTTTTATTAGGAAACATAATGATTCTTTTATAAGATGATTAAAACTTCACCAAATTATACATACCGACTCCACATAATTCCTATAAGCAGATTGCTTTATTTTAATAATTGATTGAGGCATAATAAAATGGAACTTCCATCAAAGCTGTTTATTTCTGATGGTTAGTTGAACGAATCAGACCTTTTGGTGGTAATTTACTTTCACCTAAACTTCTTGCATTGCTAAAGATAAAAGGTGAGTTTTTATAGCGCCTAAAGGCGAAGTTAAACATGGTTTGAATTAAAGGAGGACATAACATTGAATAATTTCACTTTCCAAAATCCAACAAAATTGATCTTCGGTAAAGGGCAGCTAGAAGCGCTCAAAACTGAAGTGCCACAATACGGAAAAAGAGTCCTCGTTGTTTATGGCGGAGGAAGCATCAAGAAAAACGGTGTTTACGATAGCGTAATGAACACACTAAAAGAAATCGGTGCTGAAGTATTTGAACTTAGCGGCGTTGAACCAAACCCGCGCCTAACAACTGTTCATAAAGGTGTCGATATTTGTAAAGAAAACAACGTTGATTTCATCCTAGCAGTAGGTGGCGGTAGTGTTATTGACTGCACAAAAGCGATTTCTGCAGGTGCTAAATATGATGGAGACGCTTGGGACTTCGTAACGAAGAAAGCATTTCCTGAAGCAGCTCTTCCATTCGGTACAGTCCTGACGCTAGCAGCAACTGGTTCAGAAATGAACCCAGGTTCTGTTATCACAAACTGGGATACACAAGAGAAATACGGTTGGGGACATCCACTTGTACACCCGAAATTCTCTATTCTAGATCCTGAGAACACGTATACAGTGCCAAAAAACCATACAGTTTACGGCATGGTGGACATGATGTCTCACGTACTTGAACAGTATCTTCACCCTGAATCAAATACAGAGCTTCAAGAAAACATGCAGTTCTCTGTACTTGAAACAGTGATGAACACAGCTCCAAAACTTCTTGAAGATATGCAAAACTACGACCACCGTGCAACAATCATGTTGAGCGGTACAGTAGCGCTAAACCAATCTCTACAGATGGGTGTTCGCGGTGACTGGGCTTCTCATAACATTGAACACGCAGTATCAGCTGTTTATGATATTCCACACGCTGGTGGACTTGCAATTCTCTTCCCGAACTTGATGAGACATAATCTTGACGTGAACGTTGATAAGTTCAAGCGTCTTGCTGTCAAAGTTCTTGGCGTAAGCGAAGAAGGTAAATCAGATCGCGATGTTGCGCTTGAAGGTATCGACAAGCTAAGTGCGTTCTGGAGCAGCCTTGGTGCACCAAACCGTCTTGCTGATTACGACATTGACGATAGCCAGCTTGATCTTATCGCTGACCGTGCGATGGCTAATGGGGCGTTTGGTAATTTCAAATCCCTTGAGCGCGACGACGTGATGGCGATTTTGAAGGCTTCTCTATAAGGTGAAATGATAGGACCGTTCCGTTTTGGAGCGGTTCTTTTTGTTATGCTTTTTAGCTAGGGATGATTTTTGACCCATTTACGCTGTGTTCGGCAGCCCCGGTTAGAGCAAATGAATTTGCTCACCGGGGCTGCCGAACACAGCGACCTTTAAGCTCCGCTTAAAGGCGATTGAAACTCAGGTTTCAATCGAATGTGTCAAAAATCGAGCGAAGAAATTTGTCCTCTGAAGTGAATAAGGACACAAGGTCAAACGAGTTTAGAAAGAAATCTTTCCAGGTAATCGCTTACATGGATCGGTGTTCTTGATTTCAAATGGGTCTTGGGCTAAAGTAAAACGTGAGTGAAGAACAAAAAATGATAATTGGAGGCTAATTATGACTTCAAAAGTAAGTTTTGATTATTCAAAAGCATTGTCGTTTGTTGGCGAACATGAAGTAACATACATGGCGGATGCAGTGAAGGCTGCACACGATGCGCTACATAATGGAACGGGGGCTGGCAATGATTTTCTTGGCTGGTTAACGCTTCCGCATGATTATGATAAAGAAGAATTCTCACGCATTCAGAAATCTGCTGAGAAAATCAAATCAGATTCTGACGTGCTTCTTGTCGTTGGTATTGGT carries:
- a CDS encoding HAMP domain-containing sensor histidine kinase; this encodes MNKSTLRWKLFKSLLYTALFTGVLYFLVIQIALFFQPNAVSVLFSLLSPLLVMVLVVLLGSYFSYKDTLSIRNRLEDISTQIIILSRGKFTEKMKMTDKDEIGRISSELNELADKLQKQVTSLQNLVNQKADLAEKARGAAIIEERQRLARDLHDAVSQQLFALNMMSSASIKMMDRDIETAKSQMLDVADLASKAQVEMRALLLHLRPIHLSEDSLSEGVRKLVDELERKSGVTFHVTLDDLPELSSGIDENLFRIVQESLGNALRHAEASVIRITVKLKKNQFILHIKDNGKGFEMNENKKGAYGLGSMQERCDEIGGQFRISSRADEGTLVEVRVPLEGLNDGRD
- a CDS encoding cell wall-active antibiotics response protein; protein product: MKRIQTGRFLAAIFFVALGIFLLLINIGIISMEMTEAIVYFYPFLLFLLGGKYFFDALLPSTRRKKWTTGVLLLTFGLLLILDRFELIDFSFWSIWKLWPLIFVMIGFKFLGRYRKSQGFSLVKDHSYNKPNWQVHTMNDWSFVCDYNFDFSTTLIPEEETVITLSGFVGDINIIFPDDIPFKIDGTAHVLSATIDQHNQDNVGKGHALTYKTDDFDDALQRIVFYLDFSVLDLRVDRI
- a CDS encoding alpha/beta fold hydrolase — translated: MSIPSKERIQIDNVTLAYEYYKHTNPHVHTLVFIHGFLSSSFSFRKLLPLLKKNYHLLCFDLPGFGESEKNCDIHYSLHEYAALTNRLLERMQISKAILIGHSMGGQIALRACIQHPERIEKLILLCSSSYIKSSSLAIRLCSYLPFFPLCLSLSMSAINLRKNFEHLVYDHKLLTQEVIDGYTSSFNEKGFFLALSRLIRDREEDLSTSTLNKINFPTLLIWGTDDHLVPIRVGERMKKDLPDADLLTLSHTGHLIPEERPVEVSQAIHQFLQK
- a CDS encoding sodium-dependent transporter, with the protein product MKSNDQWSSRFGFILASAGSAIGLGALWKFPYMAGTNGGAAFFLVFLLFTVLVGAPMLLAEFVVGRHSQQNAVSSYESISGKASWKWLGYLGVIASFIILSFYSVIGGWVITYLTRSFSGSLTGLQNSRYEELFGEVIGSPATALLTQALFLAITVAIVQFGIQKGIETASRYMMPALFILFLVLVVRSLSLDGAMEGVSFFLKPDFSMLSAEGVLDALGQSFFALSVGISLMVTYSSYLDRKADLTGSVVSVVSLNVLISFLAGLAIFPAVFAFGFEPTEGPGLIFTVLPAVFNQMTFGGLFFTVFLALLLFATLTSAFSLMEIIVSTVTHGKENRKKVSWIAGFCVFLLGIPSALSFGVLGDISIFGRTIFDTMDFLASNLLMPIGALLISIFVSRKMKKEILADEVMMSSKIGRVVFPLWYGLIRYFVPAAITIVLVTSLLSY
- the yugI gene encoding S1 domain-containing post-transcriptional regulator GSP13 gives rise to the protein MAEQYNVGDIVEGKVTGIKPFGAFVAIDDQKQGLVHISEISHGYVKNIEDQLTVGDEVKVKILNIEEGSGKISLSIRATQPKPERPERKPRPAAPSGGNKKPQQTSSPQGFNTLEDKLKDWLKESNDRQAQLNKRLKK
- a CDS encoding DUF378 domain-containing protein; the protein is MSTLQRFALALVIIGAVNWGLIGFFQFDLVAAIFGGQNAALARIVYGLVGLSGLYCLTLLFKPTEELSHDPDRATT
- a CDS encoding iron-containing alcohol dehydrogenase, whose product is MNNFTFQNPTKLIFGKGQLEALKTEVPQYGKRVLVVYGGGSIKKNGVYDSVMNTLKEIGAEVFELSGVEPNPRLTTVHKGVDICKENNVDFILAVGGGSVIDCTKAISAGAKYDGDAWDFVTKKAFPEAALPFGTVLTLAATGSEMNPGSVITNWDTQEKYGWGHPLVHPKFSILDPENTYTVPKNHTVYGMVDMMSHVLEQYLHPESNTELQENMQFSVLETVMNTAPKLLEDMQNYDHRATIMLSGTVALNQSLQMGVRGDWASHNIEHAVSAVYDIPHAGGLAILFPNLMRHNLDVNVDKFKRLAVKVLGVSEEGKSDRDVALEGIDKLSAFWSSLGAPNRLADYDIDDSQLDLIADRAMANGAFGNFKSLERDDVMAILKASL